In one Streptomyces sp. NBC_01241 genomic region, the following are encoded:
- a CDS encoding iron chaperone, translating into MVRSEAKDVAGYLAEVPEERRDALTRLRELCRAELAGFDEVMAYGMPAYERDGTAEIAFASQKQYISFYLMRSDVREAFAERLAGQDMGKGCLRFRKTEAIDYALVRDLLRATATAAGPGAVC; encoded by the coding sequence ATGGTGCGGAGCGAGGCGAAGGACGTGGCCGGATATCTGGCCGAGGTACCCGAGGAGCGCAGGGACGCCCTGACGAGGCTGCGGGAGCTGTGCCGGGCGGAGCTGGCCGGGTTCGACGAGGTCATGGCGTACGGGATGCCCGCGTACGAGCGGGACGGCACCGCGGAGATCGCGTTCGCCTCGCAGAAGCAGTACATCTCCTTCTACCTGATGCGCAGCGACGTACGTGAGGCCTTCGCGGAGCGGCTGGCCGGGCAGGACATGGGGAAGGGCTGTCTGCGCTTCCGTAAGACGGAGGCCATCGACTACGCCCTGGTGCGGGATCTGCTCCGGGCGACGGCCACGGCGGCGGGGCCGGGCGCGGTCTGCTGA
- a CDS encoding DUF397 domain-containing protein, whose protein sequence is MSARTWQKSSYCAQGNSCVHVAAPTPGAVCLTESGDPTAAILRTTPTAWAALVRAVKVGLPRS, encoded by the coding sequence ATGTCCGCACGCACCTGGCAGAAGTCGTCCTACTGCGCCCAGGGCAACTCCTGCGTACACGTGGCCGCGCCCACTCCCGGCGCCGTCTGTCTGACCGAGAGCGGCGACCCGACCGCGGCGATACTCCGCACCACCCCCACCGCCTGGGCAGCCCTCGTACGCGCCGTCAAGGTGGGCCTCCCCCGGAGCTGA
- a CDS encoding ATP-binding protein — translation MRDPLSALSDAFTAFLFGKVETTRLPVRTSTGQAQAVYLPTAAPGLGDSGVIIGREVYSGKGYIYDPFQLYGQQLPAPHWLVLGESGNGKSALEKTYVLRQLRFRDRQVVVLDAQGEDGVGEWNLIAQELGLTPIRLDPTSALNGGIRLNPLDPAITTTGQLALLRTIIEVAMGHGLDERSGFALKVAHAYVNETITDRQPVLTDIVDQLRHPEPDSAEAMNVDIDDVRAWGLDVALVLDRLVDGDLRGMFDGPTSFGIDLDAPLIVFDLSHIDRNSIAMPILMAIVGVWLEHTWIRPDRKKRIFLVEEAWHIINSPFVAQLFQRLLKFGRRLGLSFVAVVHHLSDVVDGAAAREAAAILKMASTRTIYAQKADEARATGRVLGLPRWAVEIIPTLTPGIAVWDVNGNVQVVKHLITEAERPLVFTDRAMTESSTAELLPEDVLAADLEAEQRAARIEHQQRLNESSESTVA, via the coding sequence ATGCGAGATCCGCTGTCCGCGCTGTCGGACGCCTTCACCGCCTTCCTCTTCGGGAAGGTGGAGACGACGAGGCTGCCCGTCCGTACGTCGACGGGACAGGCCCAAGCCGTCTACCTGCCCACCGCGGCCCCCGGCCTCGGCGACTCCGGCGTGATCATCGGCCGTGAGGTGTACTCCGGCAAGGGCTACATCTACGACCCCTTCCAGCTGTACGGGCAGCAGCTTCCCGCCCCGCACTGGCTGGTGCTCGGCGAGTCCGGCAACGGCAAGTCCGCGCTGGAGAAGACGTACGTGCTCCGCCAGCTCCGCTTCCGCGACCGCCAGGTCGTCGTCCTGGACGCCCAGGGCGAGGACGGCGTCGGCGAGTGGAACCTCATCGCGCAGGAGCTCGGCCTCACCCCGATCCGCCTCGACCCGACCTCCGCGCTCAACGGCGGCATCCGGCTCAACCCGCTCGACCCCGCGATCACCACGACCGGCCAGCTCGCCCTGCTCCGTACGATCATCGAAGTCGCGATGGGACACGGCCTGGACGAACGGTCCGGCTTCGCGCTGAAGGTCGCCCACGCGTACGTCAACGAGACGATCACCGACCGGCAGCCGGTCCTGACCGACATCGTCGACCAACTGCGCCACCCCGAGCCCGACTCCGCCGAAGCGATGAACGTCGACATAGACGACGTACGGGCCTGGGGCCTGGATGTCGCCCTCGTCCTGGACCGGCTGGTCGACGGTGACCTGCGCGGCATGTTCGACGGACCGACGAGCTTCGGCATCGACCTCGACGCCCCGCTGATCGTCTTCGACCTCTCGCACATCGACCGGAACTCGATCGCGATGCCGATCCTGATGGCGATCGTCGGTGTCTGGCTGGAGCACACCTGGATCAGGCCCGACCGGAAGAAACGCATCTTCCTGGTCGAAGAGGCCTGGCACATCATCAATTCCCCGTTCGTGGCCCAGCTCTTCCAGCGCCTGCTGAAGTTCGGGCGACGGCTGGGGCTGTCGTTCGTGGCCGTCGTCCACCACCTCAGCGACGTCGTCGACGGAGCGGCGGCCCGGGAGGCCGCCGCGATCCTCAAGATGGCCTCCACCCGCACGATCTACGCCCAGAAGGCCGACGAGGCCAGAGCCACCGGACGCGTGCTCGGCCTCCCCCGATGGGCGGTCGAGATCATCCCGACCCTCACCCCCGGCATCGCGGTCTGGGACGTCAACGGCAACGTCCAGGTGGTCAAACACCTGATCACCGAGGCGGAACGCCCGCTGGTCTTCACCGACCGCGCGATGACCGAGTCCTCCACGGCCGAACTCCTCCCGGAGGACGTACTCGCCGCCGACCTGGAGGCGGAACAGCGGGCGGCACGGATCGAGCACCAGCAACGACTGAACGAGTCGTCCGAGTCAACGGTGGCATGA
- a CDS encoding type IV secretory system conjugative DNA transfer family protein gives MAGRGEVRTDGSTGAGSGGIPDGLLIGLLAFLLGLTLLAWTATGLAGLFAHGAWPEGVTLTETPLAMRQLVTTPHDLPAAWPNTPADELSGYGLFWGLFIGELMVLLVLTVFVLGVVARWRAVRARRRSERYGEEDGYRYGDENGSPVQSQDHKPRPEAHTPQRRQPQPTPEQHPHPHSHSHPEPTAPDPTPPPAPAPMPAPVEHTASATTLLPALPTLPSPRTPLVVYGPAATRRPTVVQAIQEADGPALVITSDPTVWSETKDARAKLGPVLVYDPGHLCDTPARLHWSPTAGCEQPDTAAARATALLAPVRPQARIDAATADTAETLLKCWLHAAAIDGRPFRQVHRWAIGGSAHEPVRLLRTHPKAASGLAGLLESALTAYPERREVAQELTVRAFAALSSVHIREACTPNRADSLALESFAREGGTLYVVGESIEDPRSGPGAMPLLTALASHVVEHGRRMAVRSTDGRLDPPMTLVLDDVAAVAPLPRLPELLSTGQAQGLPTLALLRSQEQARARWSQDLTTGPH, from the coding sequence ATGGCGGGGCGCGGCGAGGTACGGACCGACGGCAGCACAGGCGCCGGAAGCGGCGGCATCCCGGACGGTCTGCTGATCGGCCTGCTGGCCTTCCTGCTCGGGCTCACGCTCCTGGCGTGGACGGCCACCGGCCTGGCCGGACTGTTCGCGCACGGCGCCTGGCCGGAGGGGGTCACGCTCACCGAGACCCCGCTGGCGATGCGTCAGCTCGTCACCACACCGCACGATCTCCCGGCCGCCTGGCCGAACACCCCGGCGGACGAACTCTCCGGGTACGGACTGTTCTGGGGCCTGTTCATAGGCGAACTGATGGTGCTGCTGGTGCTGACGGTGTTCGTGCTGGGCGTGGTGGCCCGCTGGCGGGCGGTACGAGCGCGGCGGCGCAGCGAACGGTACGGGGAGGAGGACGGTTACAGGTACGGGGACGAGAACGGCTCGCCCGTACAGTCCCAGGACCACAAGCCCCGGCCCGAGGCCCACACCCCACAGCGACGACAGCCACAACCAACCCCGGAGCAACACCCGCACCCGCACTCGCACTCGCACCCGGAACCCACCGCTCCGGATCCCACCCCGCCCCCCGCACCCGCGCCCATGCCCGCCCCCGTCGAGCACACCGCATCCGCGACAACTCTCCTCCCCGCTCTCCCCACGCTTCCGTCCCCCCGTACCCCCCTCGTCGTCTACGGACCGGCCGCCACCCGCCGCCCCACCGTCGTCCAGGCGATCCAGGAGGCCGACGGGCCCGCGCTCGTCATCACCTCCGACCCCACCGTCTGGAGCGAGACGAAGGACGCCCGCGCCAAGCTCGGTCCGGTCCTCGTCTACGACCCGGGCCACCTCTGCGACACCCCGGCCCGCCTCCACTGGTCCCCCACGGCCGGCTGCGAGCAGCCCGACACGGCCGCCGCCCGCGCCACCGCACTCCTCGCCCCGGTGCGGCCCCAGGCCCGTATCGACGCGGCGACGGCCGACACCGCGGAAACGCTCCTGAAGTGCTGGCTGCACGCCGCCGCCATCGACGGCAGGCCCTTCCGCCAGGTCCACCGCTGGGCCATCGGCGGCAGCGCCCACGAACCGGTGCGGCTGCTCCGTACCCACCCCAAAGCGGCCTCCGGACTCGCCGGCCTGCTGGAGTCCGCACTCACTGCCTACCCCGAACGCCGGGAGGTAGCACAGGAGTTGACGGTACGGGCCTTCGCCGCGCTCTCCTCGGTCCACATCCGCGAGGCCTGCACACCCAACCGGGCCGATTCGCTCGCGCTGGAATCTTTCGCGCGCGAGGGGGGCACTCTCTATGTGGTGGGCGAATCGATCGAGGATCCCCGCTCGGGCCCCGGAGCAATGCCCCTGCTCACGGCACTCGCATCGCACGTGGTCGAGCACGGCCGCCGCATGGCCGTACGGTCAACCGACGGTCGGCTCGACCCACCAATGACGCTCGTGCTCGACGACGTCGCCGCGGTGGCGCCGCTGCCCCGGCTCCCCGAGCTGCTGTCGACCGGCCAGGCCCAGGGCCTGCCGACGCTCGCCCTCCTCCGCTCCCAGGAACAGGCCCGCGCCCGCTGGTCCCAGGACCTCACCACCGGCCCACACTGA
- a CDS encoding PadR family transcriptional regulator: MERRQPTLTEPQYFILAALMDRPLHGYGIIKATERATDGRLRIAVGTLYGALERMERSGLVAADHEEVVDGRPRRYYRLTQDGTGTLEQEALRMQQAAAVVTGRLKTFKATQA; encoded by the coding sequence ATGGAGAGACGCCAGCCGACCCTGACCGAGCCGCAGTACTTCATCCTCGCCGCACTTATGGACAGGCCTTTGCACGGGTACGGGATCATCAAGGCCACCGAACGCGCCACCGACGGACGGCTCAGGATCGCCGTCGGCACCCTGTACGGGGCGCTGGAGCGGATGGAGCGGTCCGGGCTGGTGGCCGCCGACCACGAGGAGGTCGTGGACGGGCGTCCGCGTCGGTACTACCGGCTCACGCAGGACGGCACCGGCACGCTTGAGCAGGAGGCGCTGCGCATGCAGCAGGCGGCGGCCGTCGTCACCGGTCGGCTCAAGACCTTCAAGGCGACCCAGGCATGA
- a CDS encoding MarR family transcriptional regulator — MATENLSPALHAPASSRPYAKAKPGYGKRCAPDQRPPRNDDFALLPERERYIAGYVDRLPDGAAMDIKSLAKNLPLYGQMAVAGALKALGVAGHLRHVRCLASGDDQVRWVTRTFWSRTAHDNEWWDAFLTAEGSGSAPEAVALAPASTAVVSASSAEAETPSPSPSPSPSASGALAPSTAPPESAPAAPAPAPAAPAVPQQRTPESAQEPHSPAYLALAQLGRNEPRLTLSAADCGVLEELAGAWLARGVNTGYLTHALTSGLPDRVDSPVGFVRRRLLDKIPPRLPAAPTPAAPGTPVRRLMVECTECGAPGRPEALPDGLCLPCRTSAPDTDSDTALDAALGEPLAERDIRALVGNLRDLLRVD, encoded by the coding sequence GTGGCTACCGAGAACCTTAGCCCTGCCCTGCACGCGCCCGCATCCTCGCGCCCGTACGCGAAAGCCAAGCCCGGTTACGGGAAACGATGCGCACCGGACCAGCGCCCGCCCCGCAACGACGACTTTGCGTTGCTGCCGGAGCGGGAGCGGTATATCGCCGGGTACGTGGACCGTCTGCCCGACGGCGCGGCCATGGACATCAAGTCGCTGGCCAAGAACCTTCCCCTGTACGGGCAGATGGCCGTCGCCGGTGCGCTGAAGGCCCTGGGAGTGGCCGGTCACCTGCGTCACGTGCGGTGCCTGGCGAGCGGAGACGATCAAGTCCGCTGGGTCACACGTACCTTCTGGTCCCGGACCGCCCATGACAACGAGTGGTGGGACGCCTTCCTCACTGCCGAGGGCAGCGGCTCGGCGCCGGAGGCGGTAGCCCTCGCGCCGGCGTCGACGGCGGTGGTATCCGCGTCGTCGGCCGAGGCGGAGACCCCGTCGCCGTCCCCGTCCCCGTCTCCGTCTGCGTCCGGGGCCCTGGCCCCGTCCACGGCCCCGCCCGAATCAGCCCCCGCCGCCCCCGCCCCCGCCCCCGCCGCCCCCGCCGTACCGCAGCAGCGAACCCCGGAATCGGCGCAGGAGCCGCACTCACCCGCGTACCTCGCTCTGGCCCAACTCGGCCGCAATGAGCCACGATTGACTCTCTCCGCCGCCGACTGTGGCGTGCTCGAAGAGCTGGCCGGTGCGTGGCTCGCACGTGGCGTGAATACCGGCTACCTCACCCACGCCCTCACCTCCGGCCTCCCCGACCGGGTCGACTCGCCCGTCGGATTCGTCAGGCGTCGGCTCCTCGACAAGATTCCGCCCCGCCTGCCCGCCGCCCCGACCCCGGCCGCGCCCGGCACCCCCGTCCGCCGCCTCATGGTGGAATGCACCGAATGCGGCGCACCCGGCCGACCCGAAGCGCTCCCCGACGGCCTCTGCCTGCCCTGCCGCACATCCGCCCCGGACACCGACTCGGACACCGCCCTGGATGCGGCCCTCGGTGAACCGCTCGCCGAGCGCGACATCCGTGCACTCGTCGGCAACCTCCGCGACCTGCTCAGGGTGGACTGA
- a CDS encoding DUF402 domain-containing protein → MIHGMDDDPGRILRWNFFIGGHLSASVPVRLVERTEAGQLVWMETGTPMWRTKLPRGAHLRDIAPHERPAGGYPLVADRWPMGSALFYQPTGAAHSVLWLFGRRQKFRGWYVNLERRVHHGDDIDITDHELDINVEPDRSWRWKDEKSFAEKTGDPAYWTADEASAIRIEGASVARLAEAGTFPFDGTWCDFRPPPTWTTPPRPPVPRHPLL, encoded by the coding sequence ATGATCCACGGCATGGACGACGACCCGGGCCGGATACTCCGCTGGAACTTCTTCATCGGCGGACACCTCAGCGCCTCGGTGCCCGTACGCCTCGTCGAACGCACCGAGGCGGGCCAGCTGGTGTGGATGGAGACCGGCACGCCGATGTGGCGCACCAAGCTTCCGCGCGGCGCACACCTGCGGGACATCGCCCCGCACGAGCGCCCGGCCGGCGGGTACCCCCTGGTCGCCGACCGGTGGCCGATGGGCAGCGCACTCTTCTACCAGCCGACCGGCGCAGCGCACTCGGTGCTCTGGCTCTTCGGCCGCAGACAGAAGTTCCGTGGCTGGTACGTAAACCTGGAGCGCCGGGTCCACCACGGCGACGACATCGACATCACCGACCACGAGCTCGACATCAATGTGGAGCCGGACCGGAGCTGGCGATGGAAGGACGAGAAGTCCTTCGCCGAGAAAACCGGTGACCCGGCCTACTGGACGGCCGACGAAGCGTCAGCCATCAGGATCGAGGGCGCGTCGGTCGCACGACTCGCCGAGGCCGGAACGTTTCCCTTCGACGGCACCTGGTGCGATTTCCGGCCGCCACCGACCTGGACGACGCCGCCCCGACCACCCGTCCCGCGTCACCCACTGCTCTGA
- a CDS encoding GNAT family N-acetyltransferase, whose product MEHVIRFVRADEWPLVKELRLAALRDPVAPVAFLETHAQAAGRSDEFWQDRALGASEAGSGEVRQFVAVAPDGRWDGSVTVLIERPDAEVRFGDATDVHQAHVVGVFVRPEARGEGLAEALFRAATEWAWSLGEPQIERVRLYVHESNARAAALYRRIGFVATGQSVPMPGDPSARELEYAVERPAM is encoded by the coding sequence ATGGAACATGTGATCCGATTCGTCCGCGCCGATGAATGGCCCCTGGTCAAGGAGTTGCGGCTGGCCGCACTGCGGGACCCGGTGGCGCCGGTGGCCTTTCTGGAGACGCACGCGCAGGCTGCGGGCCGGTCCGACGAGTTCTGGCAGGACCGGGCGCTCGGCGCTTCCGAGGCCGGGAGTGGTGAGGTGCGGCAATTCGTCGCCGTCGCGCCCGACGGGCGGTGGGACGGCAGCGTCACGGTGCTGATCGAGCGGCCGGACGCGGAGGTGCGGTTCGGGGACGCGACCGATGTCCACCAGGCGCATGTGGTCGGCGTGTTCGTACGGCCCGAGGCGCGGGGCGAGGGCCTGGCCGAGGCGTTGTTCCGGGCCGCGACGGAGTGGGCGTGGTCGTTGGGGGAGCCGCAGATCGAGCGGGTGCGGCTGTATGTGCACGAGAGCAACGCGCGGGCCGCGGCGCTCTATCGGCGGATCGGGTTCGTGGCCACCGGGCAGTCGGTGCCCATGCCGGGCGACCCGTCCGCTCGGGAGCTGGAGTACGCGGTGGAGCGGCCGGCGATGTAG
- a CDS encoding ATP-binding protein has protein sequence MASSTVSPPWAYTLQLPQDPRAPGVARATLRTILRVHGMRELTEIAELLASELVTNAYLHSSGEYSLRLRDAGRSRIRLSVWDTNPHIPAPFQWSAEAPAELAERGRGLYLVTLYAESWGAYPMRGGLPGQGGKLLWVECVAKGEDEGECGPGDRCTGRA, from the coding sequence ATGGCCAGTTCCACGGTATCGCCGCCCTGGGCGTACACCCTCCAACTTCCGCAGGATCCCCGCGCCCCCGGCGTGGCCCGTGCCACCCTCCGCACCATCCTGCGCGTGCACGGCATGCGCGAACTCACCGAGATCGCCGAGCTGTTGGCGAGCGAACTGGTCACCAACGCCTACCTGCACTCCTCGGGGGAGTACTCCCTGCGCCTTCGTGACGCCGGGCGCAGTCGTATCCGGCTCAGCGTCTGGGACACCAATCCGCACATCCCCGCCCCGTTCCAATGGAGCGCCGAGGCCCCGGCGGAGCTGGCGGAGCGGGGGCGGGGGCTGTACCTCGTGACCCTCTACGCGGAGAGCTGGGGCGCGTACCCCATGCGCGGCGGGCTGCCGGGGCAGGGCGGAAAGCTCCTCTGGGTGGAGTGCGTGGCCAAGGGGGAGGACGAGGGGGAGTGTGGGCCGGGCGACAGATGTACGGGGCGGGCATAG
- a CDS encoding helix-turn-helix domain-containing protein, giving the protein MRTRPTGRQLRFGAELRKLRERAGLTATQAGQLLGVKQNQISNMEAGRIGVSLARLRALAGQYDCADKDIVAALGNMTSDRTRGWWEEYREILPAPLLDLAEIEHHARRLRTAVTVHIPGLFQTPEYAREVFRQDVPELSPPDIEHRISFRIKRQAVLFRESPTPHQAVVHEAALRMQFGGPKVTRKQLQHLLGLSEHEHITLQVIPFSAGTIAGSGQSIYYFIGPVPQLDTVNLDQSHGPVFLDAEAQLEKYRVLLGRMEATALDRDGSRDFIHNIARDL; this is encoded by the coding sequence GTGAGAACCCGCCCGACGGGCCGTCAACTCCGGTTTGGCGCCGAACTGCGCAAACTCCGTGAGCGCGCGGGCCTCACCGCCACCCAGGCCGGTCAACTCCTGGGTGTGAAGCAGAATCAGATCAGCAACATGGAGGCCGGTCGCATCGGCGTGAGCCTGGCACGGCTGCGCGCTCTGGCCGGCCAATACGACTGCGCCGACAAGGACATCGTTGCCGCGCTGGGAAACATGACCTCCGACCGCACGCGCGGGTGGTGGGAGGAGTACCGGGAGATTCTGCCCGCACCGCTCCTGGACCTGGCGGAGATCGAGCACCACGCTCGTCGGCTGCGGACCGCCGTCACCGTTCACATCCCCGGCCTCTTCCAAACGCCGGAATACGCGCGCGAGGTCTTCCGCCAGGACGTGCCGGAGCTGTCGCCTCCGGACATCGAGCACCGCATCTCCTTCCGTATCAAACGGCAGGCCGTGCTGTTCCGGGAATCACCGACCCCGCACCAGGCCGTTGTCCATGAGGCCGCACTGCGCATGCAGTTCGGCGGCCCGAAGGTGACCCGCAAGCAGCTGCAGCACCTTCTCGGCCTGAGCGAGCATGAGCACATCACCCTCCAGGTGATCCCGTTCTCCGCAGGAACCATTGCCGGATCGGGCCAGTCGATCTACTACTTCATCGGACCGGTTCCGCAGCTCGACACCGTCAACCTGGACCAGTCCCACGGTCCCGTCTTCCTCGACGCCGAGGCCCAACTGGAGAAGTACCGCGTACTGCTCGGCCGCATGGAAGCCACCGCGCTGGACCGTGACGGCTCCAGGGACTTCATCCACAACATCGCCCGCGACCTGTGA
- a CDS encoding SCO6880 family protein, with protein MTTPSHTITPRRTYLIGRARPNAIVGKNRETGEIALIIAGAFLGMMSGLAVPYLGPRIMLLVGFPILALAIVYLPYKHRTFYKWFEINRSYKRTLRRGTTYRSAAMEAGVGADGREVEIGPPPGIGRINWLAAPFGPDEIAVLLHADRRTVTAAIEIEGPGVGLRDSEDQEALVDRFGTLLKHVANGDGFVTRIQMLARTLPADPDAHAKDVAQRGDKTSPGWLQESYDQLQSMVSTSSEQHRAYLVACMHYTRELAAEANAMARAARPQAGRKLDRDAGLAVVMARELTDICARLAEADIRVRQPLGQSRLASLVHSMYDPDHPIDHIQAMTKRNAWPAELDAVEPTFLQAKTRESATRAPWCHSTAWVKEWPMTPVGVNFLAPLLVHTPDVIRTVAVCMDLEPTEIAIERMLTEKTNDEAEASRQAKMNRTVDPRDIAAHGRLDQRGEDLASGAAGVNLVGYITVSSRSPESLARDKRTIRASAGKSYLKLEWCDREHHRAFVNTLPFATGIRR; from the coding sequence TTGACGACTCCGTCCCACACGATCACGCCCCGCCGTACGTATCTCATCGGCCGCGCCCGGCCGAACGCGATCGTCGGCAAGAACCGCGAGACCGGCGAGATCGCGCTGATCATCGCCGGGGCGTTCCTCGGCATGATGAGCGGACTGGCCGTCCCCTACCTCGGCCCGCGGATCATGCTGCTCGTGGGCTTCCCCATCCTCGCCCTGGCGATCGTGTACCTCCCGTACAAGCACCGCACCTTCTACAAATGGTTTGAAATCAACCGCAGCTACAAGCGCACCCTGCGCCGCGGTACGACCTACCGCTCCGCCGCCATGGAAGCCGGCGTCGGCGCCGACGGGCGCGAGGTCGAGATCGGGCCGCCCCCCGGCATCGGCCGGATCAACTGGCTCGCCGCCCCCTTCGGCCCGGACGAGATCGCCGTACTCCTGCACGCCGACCGCCGCACCGTCACCGCCGCGATCGAGATCGAGGGTCCCGGCGTCGGCCTCCGCGACAGCGAGGACCAGGAAGCGCTCGTCGACCGGTTCGGCACGCTGCTGAAGCACGTCGCCAACGGCGACGGCTTCGTGACCCGCATCCAGATGCTGGCCCGCACCCTCCCCGCCGACCCCGACGCCCACGCCAAGGATGTCGCCCAGCGCGGCGACAAGACGTCCCCGGGCTGGCTGCAGGAGTCGTACGACCAGCTCCAGTCCATGGTCTCCACCTCCAGCGAGCAGCACCGCGCCTACCTCGTCGCCTGCATGCACTACACCCGCGAGCTGGCCGCCGAGGCCAACGCCATGGCCCGCGCCGCCCGCCCCCAGGCCGGCCGCAAGCTCGACCGGGACGCGGGCCTCGCCGTCGTCATGGCGCGCGAACTCACCGACATCTGCGCCCGCCTCGCCGAGGCGGACATCCGGGTGCGCCAGCCGCTCGGCCAGAGCCGGCTCGCCTCCCTCGTGCACTCCATGTACGACCCCGACCACCCCATCGACCACATCCAGGCCATGACGAAGCGCAACGCCTGGCCGGCCGAGCTGGACGCGGTCGAGCCGACGTTCCTCCAGGCCAAGACCCGCGAGTCGGCCACCCGCGCGCCCTGGTGCCACTCCACGGCCTGGGTGAAGGAATGGCCGATGACACCCGTCGGCGTCAACTTCCTGGCCCCGCTCCTCGTCCACACGCCCGATGTGATCCGTACGGTCGCGGTCTGCATGGACCTCGAACCCACCGAGATCGCCATCGAGCGGATGCTCACCGAGAAGACGAACGACGAGGCGGAAGCCAGCCGCCAGGCCAAGATGAACCGCACCGTCGACCCGCGCGACATCGCCGCCCACGGCCGTCTCGACCAGCGAGGTGAAGATCTCGCGAGCGGCGCGGCCGGAGTGAATCTGGTCGGGTACATCACCGTGTCCTCGCGTTCGCCCGAGTCCCTCGCCCGCGACAAGCGAACGATCCGGGCCTCGGCCGGCAAGTCGTATCTCAAGCTGGAGTGGTGCGACCGCGAACACCACCGCGCCTTCGTGAACACCCTGCCGTTCGCCACCGGCATCCGTCGCTGA
- a CDS encoding phosphatase PAP2 family protein, with the protein MEPRGLPDAAESAAGQRSATTSGARRPTCLTAPAAPAVLFLLAFAALYLFAVWTPIGQSAENALVVGYADQARIFEWSQSVGPPPLTAEYATFGAGIALIAVVTLVRRCRREGCAAVGVAVVTIAATEALNMFVLPRPDLVNAPSNLTEASFPSGHVAIAAGLALGAVLVASPRARPYVAAAGALWLAVTAAAVQALYWHRPSDALGATLLACAAYTIATRLLPPAEPGVAPTTAPAVTPRRRALPALALVPAAVGALMAGSRMDAVARPLVFAGAAFVCAVLLWATATERIGRPAPRLRR; encoded by the coding sequence ATGGAACCGCGAGGCCTTCCGGACGCAGCCGAGTCTGCCGCCGGGCAGAGGAGCGCCACCACCTCCGGAGCACGGCGTCCCACGTGCCTGACGGCTCCGGCGGCCCCGGCCGTGCTGTTCCTCCTCGCGTTCGCGGCGCTCTACCTGTTCGCCGTATGGACGCCGATCGGGCAGTCGGCGGAGAACGCCCTGGTCGTCGGGTACGCCGATCAGGCGCGCATCTTCGAGTGGAGCCAGTCGGTGGGCCCGCCGCCACTGACGGCGGAGTACGCGACCTTCGGCGCCGGGATCGCACTGATCGCGGTGGTCACCCTGGTACGCCGATGCCGGCGTGAGGGCTGCGCGGCTGTCGGCGTCGCGGTGGTCACGATCGCGGCGACGGAAGCACTGAACATGTTCGTCCTGCCCCGTCCCGACCTCGTGAACGCGCCGAGCAACCTCACCGAGGCGAGTTTCCCGAGCGGTCACGTCGCCATCGCCGCCGGGCTGGCCCTCGGCGCCGTTCTCGTCGCCTCCCCGCGCGCCCGCCCCTACGTCGCCGCCGCCGGCGCCCTGTGGCTCGCGGTCACCGCCGCCGCCGTACAGGCGCTCTACTGGCACCGGCCCAGCGATGCTCTCGGAGCCACACTGCTGGCCTGCGCCGCTTACACCATCGCGACCCGGCTGCTGCCCCCGGCCGAGCCGGGCGTCGCACCGACTACCGCCCCGGCTGTCACCCCGCGCCGCCGCGCACTGCCGGCTCTGGCCCTCGTCCCCGCCGCTGTCGGCGCGCTGATGGCAGGGTCACGGATGGACGCCGTCGCGCGCCCGCTGGTGTTCGCCGGGGCGGCGTTCGTGTGCGCGGTACTGCTCTGGGCCACCGCCACGGAGCGAATCGGAAGGCCGGCACCACGACTTCGGCGGTGA